From a region of the Cucumis sativus cultivar 9930 chromosome 6, Cucumber_9930_V3, whole genome shotgun sequence genome:
- the LOC101217129 gene encoding plant-specific TFIIB-related protein 1: MKCPYCSAAQGRCVTSSTGKSITECISCGRVVEERQFQPHHLFHLRAQDNPLCLVTSDLPTPPVHHQNDQVLDPFEPTGFITAFSTWSLEHNPLFFRSCFSFSGHLAELERTLESTSSSNLPSSSTVVVDNLRAYMQIIDVASLLGLDYYISEHAFKLFRDCCSATCLRNRSVEALATAALVQAIREAQEPRTLQEISIAANVPQKEIGKYIKILGEALQLSQPINSNSISVHMPRFCTLLQLNKSAQELATHIGEVVINKCFCTRRNPISISAAAIYLACQLEDKRKTQAEICKVTGLTEVTLRKVYKELLENWDDLLPSNYTPAVPPERAFPTTVIASGRSAAPKIDAFEGASLEKDKPIETKPNISTEISEMSHPSRVKEDSESKFVSHGMYNPVTNKSSTFSQPHPPKGNSVAGFVGKKSQTADTQGMDIVKDHSNSQQ, translated from the exons ATGAAGTGCCCCTACTGCTCGGCGGCACAGGGGCGGTGCGTCACCTCCAGCACCGGCAAGTCCATCACAGAATGCATTTCCTGCGGCCGCGTTGTCGAAGAGCGACAATTCCAGCCCCATCACCTCTTCCACCTTCGCGCTCAAGATAATCCCCTTTGTCTCGTCACCTCCGACCTCCCCACCCCTCCCGTCCACCACCAGAACGATCAGGTTTTGGATCCTTTCGAGCCCACCGGCTTCATTACAGCCTTCTCCACTTGGTCCTTGGAGCACAATCCACTCTTCTTCCGCTCCTGCTTCTCCTTCTCCGGCCACCTTGCGGAGCTCGAGCGTACCCTAGAGTCTACCTCGTCATCCAATTTGCCGTCCTCGTCTACGGTCGTGGTCGATAACCTTAGGGCTTATATGCAGATTATCGATGTAGCTTCTCTTTTGGGGTTGGATTACTATATTTCCGAGCACGCGTTTAAGTTGTTTAGAGATTGTTGTTCGGCTACTTGTTTAAGGAACCGAAGCGTTGAGGCGCTTGCCACTGCTGCCCTTGTCCAGGCTATTAGAGAGGCCCAGGAGCCCCGAACCCTTCAG GAAATCTCCATTGCAGCGAATGTACCGCAAAAAGAGATAGGGAAGTACATCAAGATTTTGGGAGAAGCTTTGCAATTAAGTCAACCCATCAACAGCAATTCCATATCAGTTCATATGCCAAGGTTCTGCACGCTTCTCCAACTCAATAAATCTGCACAG GAACTGGCAACTCACATAGGGGAAGTTGTCATCAACAAATGCTTCTGCACTCGCAGGAATCCCATTAGCATCTCAGCTGCTGCAATATACTTAGCTTGCCAATTAGAAGACAAGCGTAAGACGCAAGCAGAAATTTGTAAGGTTACAGGTCTCACTGAAGTCACCCTCCGGAAAGTTTACAAGGAGCTACTAGAAAATTGGGATGATTTGCTTCCGTCTAATTATACTCCTGCTGTTCCTCCAGAAAGGGCATTTCCCACAACTGTAATTGCTTCAGGCCGTTCTGCAGCTCCTAAAATTGATGCATTTGAAGGGGCTTCTTTAGAGAAAGACAAGCCAATAGAGACTAAACCTAATATATCCACCGAGATCTCAGAAATGAGTCATCCATCCAGAGTCAAGGAAGATAGTGAGAGTAAATTTGTATCCCATGGGATGTACAACCCTGTAACTAACAAATCGTCAACTTTCTCTCAACCACACCCTCCTAAAGGGAATTCTGTTGCAGGTTTTGTTGGGAAGAAGAGTCAAACTGCTGATACCCAGGGAATGGATATTGTTAAGGATCACTCCAACAGCCAACAGTAA
- the LOC101218070 gene encoding uncharacterized protein LOC101218070, translating into MLLSSSSLLQSLPVNRPNLACKPANPRTGVKVQAMAKEGSESEGGIAETVAIAGGLVATPVIGWSLYTLKTTGCGLPPGPGGSLGALEGVSYLAVVGIVGWSLYTKTKTGSGLPNGPFGLLGAVEGLSYLSLLAILVVFGLQYLDQGYIPGPLPADQCFG; encoded by the coding sequence ATGCTActatcatcatcttctttacTGCAATCATTGCCGGTTAATCGTCCGAATTTAGCATGTAAACCGGCGAATCCACGGACGGGTGTGAAGGTTCAGGCCATGGCAAAGGAAGGAAGCGAGAGCGAAGGGGGCATTGCAGAGACGGTGGCTATAGCCGGTGGGTTAGTGGCGACCCCAGTGATCGGTTGGTCGCTGTATACCCTGAAGACAACTGGGTGCGGGCTACCGCCGGGGCCAGGTGGGTCACTCGGCGCACTGGAAGGCGTTAGCTACTTGGCGGTGGTGGGAATCGTGGGTTGGTCTCTGTACACGAAGACGAAAACTGGATCGGGTCTGCCCAACGGCCCTTTCGGGCTATTGGGCGCCGTGGAAGGTCTGTCCTACTTGAGCTTGTTGGCCATCTTGGTCGTTTTTGGGTTGCAGTACTTGGACCAAGGCTACATCCCCGGACCTCTTCCGGCCGATCAGTGCTTTGGTTGA
- the LOC101218309 gene encoding U1 small nuclear ribonucleoprotein 70 kDa, with protein sequence MGDYNDAFMRNQNAAVQARTKAQNRANVLQLKLIGQSHPTGLTANLLKLFEPRPPLEFKPPPEKRKCPPLTGMAQFVSNFAEPDDPEYAPPVQKGETPTERRARIHLLRIEKGAEKAAEELPKYLERDDPNVTGDPYKTLFVARLNYETTESRIKREFESYGPIKRVRLITDKVTGKPKGYAFIEYMHKRDMKAAYKQADGRKIDGRRVLVDVERGRTVPNWRPRRLGGGLGTTRVGGEENSQRHSGREQQQSGAPSRSEEPRVREDRHGERDREKSYDKGRDRERDREKSREHSHERSKERDVREDRHHRDRDRTRDRDRDRDRDRERDRDRGYDRDRTRDRGRDRGRDYERDRDRDRHRDRDRERERDHEGGYPDPDRGRSHDRDDYDRVESKYEKDRHGDRDRDVDRAETEDGRGWYDQPEHGHRDADHDPQYYDHFEHNRGRGQYDQPEGHRDQDRYDQYDDRMDDDYHYERGNSESHDRERSRDLNHEYKRSERSHSREY encoded by the exons ATGGGGGACTACAATGATGCCTTCATGCGGAACCAAAACGCCGCCGTTCAGGCTCGTACTAAGGCCCAGAATCGTGCCAATGTTCTTCAACTCAAACTG ATTGGGCAGAGTCATCCTACTGGTCTAACGGCCAATCTCCTGAAGCTCTTTGAGCCCCGACCGCCTCTGGAGTTCAAACCTCCACCAGAGAAAAGGAAATGTCCACCATTAACAG GGATGGCCCAGTTTGTGAGTAATTTTGCAGAACCTGATGATCCGGAATATGCTCCCCCTGTTCAAAAGGGTGAAACTCCA ACAGAAAGGAGGGCTAGAATTCACTTGCTAAGAATTGAAAAGGGTGCAGAGAAAGCTGCTGAGGAGCTGCCAAAAT ATCTTGAGCGTGATGATCCAAATGTTACTGGAGATCCATACAAAACACTCTTTGTGGCTAGACTG AATTATGAGACAACTGAGAGCCGAATCAAAAGAGAGTTTGAATCTTATGGGCCAATCAAGCGG GTCCGATTGATTACGGACAAAGTGACAGGTAAACCTAAAGGCTATGCTTTCATTGAGTACATGCACAAAAGAGATATGAAAG CTGCATATAAACAAGCTGATGGCAGGAAGATTGATGGTAGAAGAGTACTTGTGGATGTTGAGCGAGGTAGAACAGTACCAAATTGGCGCCCCCGCCGTCTGGGTGGAGGTCTGGGAACTACCAGAGTGGGAGGTGAAGAAAATAGCCAGAGGCATTCTGGAAG GGAACAACAGCAGTCTGGTGCACCATCCAGATCAGAGGAGCCTAGGGTTCGAGAAGATCGTCATGGAGAGCG AGATAGGGAAAAGTCTTATGACAAGGGAAGAGACCGAGAAAGAGATAGAGAGAAGTCTCGTGAACATTCCCATGAGAGATCTAAGGAGCGTGATGTCAGAGAGGACAGGCATCACAGAGACCGTGATAGGACTAGGGATAGAGATAGGGATAGGGATAgggatagagagagagatcgaGATCGTGGCTATGACCGTGATAGAACACGTGATCGAGGAAGGGATCGAGGTCGTGACTATGAGCGTGACAGAGATCGGGATCGTCATCGGGATAGAGatagggagagggagagggatcATGAAGGGGGATATCCAGACCCTGATCGTGGTCGCTCTCACGACAGGGACGACTATGATCGGGTTGAATCAAAATATGAGAAGGATAGACATGGTGATAGGGATAGGGATGTGGATCGTGCAGAAACTGAGGATGGTCGTGGGTGGTATGATCAGCCTGAGCATGGGCACAGAGATGCTGATCATGATCCCCAGTACTACGATCACTTTGAACATAACCGTGGTCGAGGACAATATGATCAACCAGAAGGCCATCGTGACCAAGATCGTTATGATCAGTATGATGATAGAATGGACGATGATTATCATTATGAGCGTGGAAATTCTGAATCACATGATAGAGAGAGGTCTCGTGATTTGAATCACGAATATAAGCGCAGTGAGAGATCTCATTCGAGAGAGTACTAA